A part of Megalobrama amblycephala isolate DHTTF-2021 unplaced genomic scaffold, ASM1881202v1 scaffold587, whole genome shotgun sequence genomic DNA contains:
- the LOC125262076 gene encoding cerebellin-2-like, whose amino-acid sequence MKVSVALLLLCCLSLSDGQTQVKDLVANGENNQPNIWTEVRDLRDMMVELRVKLDMAMKENAKMAEQILELKKENAAMNERMKIGETQLDAFKREHAEQPKVAFSADLGIRGDLGPHSTEITLTFNNVFTNIGNNYNPITGLFTAPVKGVYYFRFTACGVQIRQSLGASLYKNGQKIVSVGQWRNHDQHRYASNGAVLQLEVDDVVCMKLLPGYTIYDSPDNLSTFSGFLIYPL is encoded by the exons ATGAAGGTGAGTGTTgctctgctgctgctgtgcTGTCTGTCACTCAGTGATGGACAAACTCAGGTAAAAGATTTGGTGGCCAATGGAGAAAACAACCAGCCCAACATCTGGACTGAGGTGAGAGATTTAAGAGACATGATGGTGGAGCTAAGAGTCAAGTTGGATATGGCGATGAAAGAAAATGCAA AAATGGCAGAACAAATACTGGAGCTGAAGAAAGAGAATGCAG CGATGAATGAGCGAATGAAAATAGGTGAAACCCAGCTGGACGCCTTTAAGAGAGAACATGCAG AACAACCTAAAGTGGCATTTTCAGCTGACTTAGGGATCCGTGGTGATTTAGGTCCCCACAGTACTGAGATCACACTGACCTTCAACAATGTCTTCACGAATATTGGTAACAACTACAACCCAATAACAG GTCTCTTCACTGCACCAGTTAAAGGAGTCTACTACTTCAGATTCACTGCATGTGGTGTTCAAATCAGACAATCACTGGGTGCAAGTTTATATAAAAATGGGCAGAAGATTGTGTCAGTGGGACAATGGCGTAATCACGATCAGCACCGATACGCATCAAATGGAGCTGTCCTGCAGCTGGAAGTGGATGATGTAGTTTGCATGAAGCTCCTCCCGGGTTACACCATCTACGACAGTCCAGATAACCTCAGCACTTTCAGTGGATTCCTCATTTACCCATTATAG